From the Hevea brasiliensis isolate MT/VB/25A 57/8 chromosome 15, ASM3005281v1, whole genome shotgun sequence genome, one window contains:
- the LOC110656585 gene encoding uncharacterized protein LOC110656585: protein MLALALPPAANALQTSSSFLFQTKFLPAKISNSLNDNRETQESTAGKIKRLVLTQEGRTKLNTYPDTEFYAYPRFVTHVDHGFISTLTNLYRERLRPGSEILDLMSSWVSHLPKEVAYKRVVGHGLNAQELAKNPRLDYFIVKDLNRDQKLEFASTSFDAVICTVSVQYLQQPEKVFAEVFRVLRPGGVFIVSFSNRMFYEKAIGAWREGTGYSRVQLVVQYFQSVEGFTQPEIVRKLPASGGAQEDNSAFKWFMGLLGFLSGSDPFYAVIAYKNFKPVYE from the exons ATGCTGGCCTTAGCCTTACCACCTGCTGCAAACGCCCTGCAGACCTCATCCTCTTTTCTATTCCAAACCAAATTTCTTCCTGCAAAAATTTCCAATTCTTTAAATGATAACAGAGAAACTCAAGAATCCACTGCAGGCAAAATTAAGCGACTTGTTCTTACCCAGGAAGGCAGAACCAAACTCAACACATACCCTGACACAGAATTCTATGCCTATCCACGGTTTGTGACCCATGTTGATCATGGCTTTATTTCCACATTGACCAACCTCTATAGAGAGAGGTTGAGACCTGGTTCAGAGATTCTTGATCTCATGAGCTCTTGGGTTAGTCATCTGCCTAAAGAAGTTGCATACAAAAGAGTAGTGGGACATGGGCTTAACGCACAAGAACTTGCCAAGAACCCAAGGCTGGATTACTTTATTGTGAAGGATCTCAATCGGGACCAGAAGCTGGAATTTGCGAGTACCAGTTTTGATGCAGTGATATGCACTGTTAGTGTGCAGTATCTTCAACAGCCAGAGAAG GTATTTGCAGAAGTGTTTCGAGTGCTAAGGCCTGGAGGGGTGTTCATTGTGAGCTTTAGCAATCGAATGTTCTATGAGAAAGCCATTGGAGCATGGAGAGAAGGGACTGGATACAGTCGGGTTCAGCTAGTCGTGCAATACTTCCAGTCTGTGGAAGGATTCACTCAACCAGAGATTGTTCGGAAACTGCCTGCTTCTGGTGGCGCTCAGGAGGATAATTCAGCCTTTAAATGGTTCATGGGTTTGCTAGGATTTTTGTCTGGATCAGACCCTTTCTATGCAGTAATAGCCTACAAAAACTTCAAACCTGTATACGAATAA